The Candidatus Mycolicibacterium alkanivorans genome contains a region encoding:
- a CDS encoding septum formation family protein: MDAMLQLPERQQAASAQATPVPPRRTFLGTLQATSTRRALLLTALGGLLIAGVVTALPIGLNNRLTGYPGADPLSGIDSKGNAAFANAKAGSCLAWPDKTPDAAAIVDCKDDHRFEVAESVDMRTYPGTEYGPDAAPPSAARIQQISLEQCQPAVERYLGDKYDPNSRFTISMLWSGDKAWKQSGERRMLCGLQLPGTDNQQIAFKGKVADLDQSKVWPAGTCLGIDPSTNQPNDAPVDCGAPHAMEVTGSVNLAEKFPGALPADADQDAFIKDACTRMTNAYLAPLRLRTTTLTLIYSTISLPSWNAGSHQVSCSIGATPGNGGWATLINPAKGPLLINGIPPVAPPDIPEERLNMPPIPLVPDAPSTTYSPSTTDNSQYTGSQQRQQQQPTQHLPQQSTAPTSQSQAPAPAPAPEPAPVLPGPAPEPAPVLPGPAPDNQAPPMEGGEAPPPPPPAGPPPGPVEPVIPPAA; the protein is encoded by the coding sequence ATGGACGCGATGTTGCAGCTACCTGAGCGCCAGCAAGCGGCGTCCGCGCAGGCCACACCGGTGCCGCCGCGGCGCACGTTCCTCGGCACCTTGCAGGCCACGTCGACCCGGCGTGCGCTGCTACTGACCGCGCTCGGCGGCCTGCTGATCGCCGGCGTCGTCACCGCTCTGCCCATCGGCTTGAACAACCGGCTCACCGGATACCCCGGCGCCGACCCGCTGTCCGGCATCGACTCGAAGGGCAACGCCGCTTTCGCCAACGCCAAGGCCGGCTCCTGCCTGGCCTGGCCGGACAAGACTCCTGACGCGGCCGCGATCGTCGACTGCAAGGACGACCACCGCTTCGAGGTCGCCGAGTCCGTCGACATGCGGACGTACCCCGGTACCGAGTACGGCCCCGATGCCGCACCGCCGTCGGCCGCACGCATCCAGCAGATCAGCCTCGAGCAGTGCCAGCCTGCGGTGGAGCGCTACCTCGGCGACAAGTACGACCCGAACAGCCGGTTCACCATCAGCATGCTGTGGTCGGGCGACAAGGCCTGGAAACAGTCCGGCGAGCGACGGATGCTGTGCGGCCTGCAACTGCCGGGCACCGACAACCAGCAGATCGCGTTCAAGGGCAAGGTTGCCGATCTCGACCAGTCGAAGGTGTGGCCGGCGGGCACCTGCCTGGGCATCGACCCGTCGACCAACCAGCCCAACGACGCGCCGGTGGACTGCGGCGCTCCGCACGCCATGGAGGTCACCGGGTCGGTGAACCTGGCCGAGAAGTTCCCCGGAGCCCTGCCTGCCGACGCCGACCAGGACGCGTTCATCAAGGACGCTTGCACCCGGATGACCAACGCCTACCTGGCTCCGCTTCGGCTGCGCACCACCACGCTGACCCTGATCTACAGCACGATCTCGCTGCCCAGTTGGAATGCCGGCAGCCACCAGGTGTCCTGCAGCATCGGGGCCACCCCGGGCAACGGTGGCTGGGCGACGCTGATCAACCCGGCCAAGGGCCCGCTGCTGATCAACGGCATACCGCCGGTGGCGCCGCCGGACATTCCCGAGGAGCGGTTGAACATGCCGCCCATCCCGCTGGTGCCCGACGCCCCGTCCACCACCTACTCGCCGTCGACAACGGACAACTCGCAGTACACCGGCAGCCAGCAGCGGCAGCAACAACAACCCACTCAGCATCTGCCGCAGCAGTCGACCGCACCGACCAGCCAGTCGCAGGCGCCCGCGCCCGCACCGGCACCGGAACCGGCACCCGTATTACCTGGGCCGGCACCGGAACCGGCACCCGTGTTACCTGGGCCGGCACCGGACAATCAGGCCCCGCCGATGGAGGGTGGTGAGGCACCGCCGCCGCCACCACCGGCCGGCCCGCCGCCCGGGCCGGTCGAACCCGTGATCCCGCCGGCGGCTTAG